Proteins from one Lolium rigidum isolate FL_2022 unplaced genomic scaffold, APGP_CSIRO_Lrig_0.1 contig_26598_1, whole genome shotgun sequence genomic window:
- the LOC124680720 gene encoding protein SEMI-ROLLED LEAF 2 isoform X2, with product MGFMGAKLFPSCESMCVCCPALRPSSRRPVKRYKKLLAEIFPKTPEGSPNERKIMKLCEYAAKNPLRIPKIAKFLEQRSRKELRAAHVNYVKIITEAYSKLLFICKEQMAYFAVSLVNVLTDLLESKQENIHILGCQTLAKFIYSQVDHTYARNIEGLVCKVCALSRQQGAEHKLLRAASLQCLSAMIWFMKEHSYIFAEFDEMVQSVLENYRMEEAAGDDDRQASQHNWVDEIVRREGRVGLGGVNDVNIRGSSATVRPRSARDSSALTREERECPVVWSHICVEKLAELAKESTTMRRILDPMLSYFDMKKQWAPRHGLALLVLSDMSCPGKSSGNEQLILTAVIRHLDHKNILHDPQTKSDIIQTATSLAQQLRSQGVVPELAVAGDLCRHLRKTLEALESASVEELNLNESLQKFLEGCLLEVVRGVHDVRPLYDMMAITLENLPSMPAVARAIIGSLLILCHIISLTSVSSNSPMVFPEALLQQILKSMVHPDADTRVGAHHIFSAVIAQDPSHQRGDSEYLYETKKWQSRATSVFASATALLEKLRREKECLCSDKPGNTMHDDGKERNMHEEDNKHVWARKSPAYFSKLVFSFVDRWATLTNSAEETKIVLLTEDQTNQLLSAFWIQATQTDNSPFNYEAIGHSYSLTVISSRLKNSRNSNSIQFFQLPLSLRSIALTPNGDLSPSCRRSIFFLATSMLAFAGKACHVTELSELLRCFTASNIDSYLRIGEDLQLYVRLQSDFGNYGSESDQGVARSILSDCRKKVGINDQQVLDVIAGALSNLTEKDKNVLVKELTEMFTPEEVPLFGSNSGLDWANFHAQAFSDESLSFDEECSRTSSVDGGFHESPVTNTASSISKITLPQSAPCVLGVGQLLESALHVAGQVAGASVSTSPLPYGTMTSQCEALGSGSRQKLSSWLVNGHSSTPDNPVPSLPASQHFITPKVKLSDFEINRTSSEPCSMVKLPPASPFDNFLKAAYRTQQEM from the exons ATGGGGTTCATGGGGGCCAAGCTGTTCCCGTCGTGCGAGAGCATGTGCGTGTGCTGCCCGGCGCTGCGCCCCAGCTCGCGCCGCCCCGTCAAGCGCTACAAGAAGCTGCTCGCCGAGATTTTCCCCAAGACCCCC GAGGGCTCTCCAAATGAGAGGAAAATCATGAAGCTGTGTGAATATGCTGCCAAGAACCCCCTGCGTATTCCAAAG ATTGCCAAGTTTCTGGAACAGAGGAGCCGCAAGGAGCTGCGCGCTGCTCATGTGAACTACGTCAAAATTATCACTGAAGCCTACAGCAAGTTACTCTTCATTTGTAAGGAGCAGAT GGCATATTTCGCTGTCAGCCTGGTGAACGTCCTAACTGACCTTCTGGAAAGCAAGCAAGAGAACATTCATATTCTTGGATGTCAAACTTTAGCCAAGTTCATTTACAGCCAG GTAGACCACACATATGCACGGAACATTGAAGGCTTGGTCTGCAAAGTGTGTGCACTTTCACGGCAACAGGGAGCGGAGCATAAGCTTCTGCGGGCAGCAAGCCTGCAGTGTTTATCAGCAATG ATCTGGTTTATGAAGGAACATTCATACATATTTGCTGAGTTTGATGAG ATGGTGCAATCAGTCTTGGAAAATTACAGGATGGAGGAAGCTGCTGGTGACGATGACAGACAAGCATCACAACATAATTGGGTTGATGAGATAGTCAGGCGTGAGGGTAGAGTTGGCTTAGGTGGAGTTAATGATGTGAATATCCGTGGTTCAAGTGCTACTGTTAGACCGCGGTCAGCAAGGGATTCTTCAGCTCTGACCAG GGAGGAGCGTGAATGCCCAGTCGTATGGTCGCATATTTGCGTTGAGAAGCTTGCAGAACTGGCCAAAGAGAGTACAACTATGCGGCGCATCCTAGATCCAATGCTTTCTTACTTTGATATGAAGAAACAATGGGCTCCTCGGCATGGACTGGCTTTACTTGTCTTGTCTGATATGTCTTGTCCAGGGAAGAGTTCAG GCAACGAACAATTGATTTTGACTGCTGTCATCCGGCACCTGGACCACAAGAATATTTTGCATGATCCTCAGACCAAATCTGATATTATTCAGACAGCAACATCTTTGGCACAACAGCTGCGATCACAAGGTGTTGTTCCTGAACTTGCAGTAGCAGGTGACTTGTGCAGGCACTTGAGGAAAACACTAGAGGCCTTGGAGTCAGCCAGTGTTGAGGAGCTGAACCTGAATGAGTCTCTTCAAAAATTCCTGGAGGGCTGTCTTCTTGAAGTTGTTAGAGGA GTTCATGATGTGAGGCCACTCTATGACATGATGGCAATTACGTTGGAGAATTTGCCTTCTATGCCTGCTGTTGCAAGAGCGATTATTGGCAGTTTGCTGATACTTTGCCACATAATCTCTTTAACATCAGTATCTTCAAACTCTCCTATG GTGTTTCCAGAAGCACTCCTCCAGCAGATACTGAAGTCCATGGTACATCCAGATGCAGACACTCGTGTCGGGGCGCATCACATATTTTCCGCTGTTATTGCCCAAGATCCAAGCCATCAGAGGGGTGACTCAGAGTACCTATATGAAACAAAAAAGTGGCAGTCTCGAGCTACATCAGTATTTGCTTCAGCTACTGCTTTACTTGAGAAGTTAAGGAGAGAGAAAGAATGTTTATGTTCAGATAAGCCTGGAAATACGATGCATGATGATGGAAAGGAAAGAAACATGCATGAAGAGGATAATAAACATGTTTGGGCACGGAAAAGTCCAGCGTATTTTTCAAAGTTGGTCTTCTCTTTCGTCGATCGATGGGCAACACTAACTAATTCTGCAGAG GAAACCAAGATCGTCCTGTTGACTGAAGATCAAACAAATCAATTGCTGTCTGCGTTCTGGATACAAGCCACTCAGACTGATAACAGTCCTTTTAATTATGAGGCGATTGGTCACTCGTACAGCCTCACGGTTATTTCTTCCCGCCTTAAG AATTCAAGAAACAGTAATAGCATTCAGTTCTTCCAGTTGCCTCTGTCCCTCCGAAGTATTGCCTTAACCCCAAATG GGGACCTGTCCCCTTCTTGCCGGCGGTCTATTTTTTTCTTAGCGACCAGTATGCTTGCTTTTGCTGGAAAAGCCTGTCATGTTACCGAATTGTCAGAGTTGCTAAGGTGTTTTACAGCATCCAAT ATTGATTCTTATCTAAGAATTGGTGAAGACTTGCAACTCTATGTAAGGTTGCAGTCGGATTTTGGCAACTATGGTTCTGAAAGCGATCAAGGCGTTGCTAGATCTATACTTTCTGATTGCAGGAAGAAAGTGGGGATAAATGACCAGCAGGTGCTTGATGTAATTGCTGGCGCACTTTCTAATTTAACTGAG AAGGATAAGAATGTACTGGTGAAGGAGCTAACAGAGATGTTTACTCCTGAAGAAGTGCCCTTGTTTGGGTCGAATTCTGGCCTTGACTGGGCCAACTTTCATGCACAGGCATTCTCTGATGAATCCCTTTCTTTTGATGAG GAGTGTTCAAGAACCTCTTCGGTAGATGGTGGATTCCACGAGTCACCAGTTACAAACACTGCTAGCTCCATATCCAAGATTACTCTACCGCAATCTGCTCCCTGTGTCTTGGGTGTTGGTCAGTTGCTTGAATCG GCGCTACATGTAGCTGGCCAGGTTGCAGGTGCATCTGTTTCTACCTCTCCCCTCCCGTACGGCACAATGACTAGTCAATGCGAGGCCCTTGGATCAGGCAGTAGGCAGAAGTTATCAAGCTGGCTTGTGAATGGCCACAGCTCGACCCCAGACAATCCTGTGCCAAGCCTTCCTGCTTCCCAGCATTTCATTACTCCCAAG GTAAAATTGTCTGATTTTGAGATCAACCGCACGTCATCAGAGCCATGCTCGATGGTGAAGCTTCCACCCGCCAGCCCCTTCGACAACTTCCTAAAGGCGGCTTATCGCACCCAGCAGGAGATGTGA
- the LOC124680720 gene encoding protein SEMI-ROLLED LEAF 2 isoform X1: MGFMGAKLFPSCESMCVCCPALRPSSRRPVKRYKKLLAEIFPKTPEGSPNERKIMKLCEYAAKNPLRIPKIAKFLEQRSRKELRAAHVNYVKIITEAYSKLLFICKEQMAYFAVSLVNVLTDLLESKQENIHILGCQTLAKFIYSQVDHTYARNIEGLVCKVCALSRQQGAEHKLLRAASLQCLSAMIWFMKEHSYIFAEFDEMVQSVLENYRMEEAAGDDDRQASQHNWVDEIVRREGRVGLGGVNDVNIRGSSATVRPRSARDSSALTREERECPVVWSHICVEKLAELAKESTTMRRILDPMLSYFDMKKQWAPRHGLALLVLSDMSCPGKSSGNEQLILTAVIRHLDHKNILHDPQTKSDIIQTATSLAQQLRSQGVVPELAVAGDLCRHLRKTLEALESASVEELNLNESLQKFLEGCLLEVVRGVHDVRPLYDMMAITLENLPSMPAVARAIIGSLLILCHIISLTSVSSNSPMQVFPEALLQQILKSMVHPDADTRVGAHHIFSAVIAQDPSHQRGDSEYLYETKKWQSRATSVFASATALLEKLRREKECLCSDKPGNTMHDDGKERNMHEEDNKHVWARKSPAYFSKLVFSFVDRWATLTNSAEETKIVLLTEDQTNQLLSAFWIQATQTDNSPFNYEAIGHSYSLTVISSRLKNSRNSNSIQFFQLPLSLRSIALTPNGDLSPSCRRSIFFLATSMLAFAGKACHVTELSELLRCFTASNIDSYLRIGEDLQLYVRLQSDFGNYGSESDQGVARSILSDCRKKVGINDQQVLDVIAGALSNLTEKDKNVLVKELTEMFTPEEVPLFGSNSGLDWANFHAQAFSDESLSFDEECSRTSSVDGGFHESPVTNTASSISKITLPQSAPCVLGVGQLLESALHVAGQVAGASVSTSPLPYGTMTSQCEALGSGSRQKLSSWLVNGHSSTPDNPVPSLPASQHFITPKVKLSDFEINRTSSEPCSMVKLPPASPFDNFLKAAYRTQQEM, translated from the exons ATGGGGTTCATGGGGGCCAAGCTGTTCCCGTCGTGCGAGAGCATGTGCGTGTGCTGCCCGGCGCTGCGCCCCAGCTCGCGCCGCCCCGTCAAGCGCTACAAGAAGCTGCTCGCCGAGATTTTCCCCAAGACCCCC GAGGGCTCTCCAAATGAGAGGAAAATCATGAAGCTGTGTGAATATGCTGCCAAGAACCCCCTGCGTATTCCAAAG ATTGCCAAGTTTCTGGAACAGAGGAGCCGCAAGGAGCTGCGCGCTGCTCATGTGAACTACGTCAAAATTATCACTGAAGCCTACAGCAAGTTACTCTTCATTTGTAAGGAGCAGAT GGCATATTTCGCTGTCAGCCTGGTGAACGTCCTAACTGACCTTCTGGAAAGCAAGCAAGAGAACATTCATATTCTTGGATGTCAAACTTTAGCCAAGTTCATTTACAGCCAG GTAGACCACACATATGCACGGAACATTGAAGGCTTGGTCTGCAAAGTGTGTGCACTTTCACGGCAACAGGGAGCGGAGCATAAGCTTCTGCGGGCAGCAAGCCTGCAGTGTTTATCAGCAATG ATCTGGTTTATGAAGGAACATTCATACATATTTGCTGAGTTTGATGAG ATGGTGCAATCAGTCTTGGAAAATTACAGGATGGAGGAAGCTGCTGGTGACGATGACAGACAAGCATCACAACATAATTGGGTTGATGAGATAGTCAGGCGTGAGGGTAGAGTTGGCTTAGGTGGAGTTAATGATGTGAATATCCGTGGTTCAAGTGCTACTGTTAGACCGCGGTCAGCAAGGGATTCTTCAGCTCTGACCAG GGAGGAGCGTGAATGCCCAGTCGTATGGTCGCATATTTGCGTTGAGAAGCTTGCAGAACTGGCCAAAGAGAGTACAACTATGCGGCGCATCCTAGATCCAATGCTTTCTTACTTTGATATGAAGAAACAATGGGCTCCTCGGCATGGACTGGCTTTACTTGTCTTGTCTGATATGTCTTGTCCAGGGAAGAGTTCAG GCAACGAACAATTGATTTTGACTGCTGTCATCCGGCACCTGGACCACAAGAATATTTTGCATGATCCTCAGACCAAATCTGATATTATTCAGACAGCAACATCTTTGGCACAACAGCTGCGATCACAAGGTGTTGTTCCTGAACTTGCAGTAGCAGGTGACTTGTGCAGGCACTTGAGGAAAACACTAGAGGCCTTGGAGTCAGCCAGTGTTGAGGAGCTGAACCTGAATGAGTCTCTTCAAAAATTCCTGGAGGGCTGTCTTCTTGAAGTTGTTAGAGGA GTTCATGATGTGAGGCCACTCTATGACATGATGGCAATTACGTTGGAGAATTTGCCTTCTATGCCTGCTGTTGCAAGAGCGATTATTGGCAGTTTGCTGATACTTTGCCACATAATCTCTTTAACATCAGTATCTTCAAACTCTCCTATG CAGGTGTTTCCAGAAGCACTCCTCCAGCAGATACTGAAGTCCATGGTACATCCAGATGCAGACACTCGTGTCGGGGCGCATCACATATTTTCCGCTGTTATTGCCCAAGATCCAAGCCATCAGAGGGGTGACTCAGAGTACCTATATGAAACAAAAAAGTGGCAGTCTCGAGCTACATCAGTATTTGCTTCAGCTACTGCTTTACTTGAGAAGTTAAGGAGAGAGAAAGAATGTTTATGTTCAGATAAGCCTGGAAATACGATGCATGATGATGGAAAGGAAAGAAACATGCATGAAGAGGATAATAAACATGTTTGGGCACGGAAAAGTCCAGCGTATTTTTCAAAGTTGGTCTTCTCTTTCGTCGATCGATGGGCAACACTAACTAATTCTGCAGAG GAAACCAAGATCGTCCTGTTGACTGAAGATCAAACAAATCAATTGCTGTCTGCGTTCTGGATACAAGCCACTCAGACTGATAACAGTCCTTTTAATTATGAGGCGATTGGTCACTCGTACAGCCTCACGGTTATTTCTTCCCGCCTTAAG AATTCAAGAAACAGTAATAGCATTCAGTTCTTCCAGTTGCCTCTGTCCCTCCGAAGTATTGCCTTAACCCCAAATG GGGACCTGTCCCCTTCTTGCCGGCGGTCTATTTTTTTCTTAGCGACCAGTATGCTTGCTTTTGCTGGAAAAGCCTGTCATGTTACCGAATTGTCAGAGTTGCTAAGGTGTTTTACAGCATCCAAT ATTGATTCTTATCTAAGAATTGGTGAAGACTTGCAACTCTATGTAAGGTTGCAGTCGGATTTTGGCAACTATGGTTCTGAAAGCGATCAAGGCGTTGCTAGATCTATACTTTCTGATTGCAGGAAGAAAGTGGGGATAAATGACCAGCAGGTGCTTGATGTAATTGCTGGCGCACTTTCTAATTTAACTGAG AAGGATAAGAATGTACTGGTGAAGGAGCTAACAGAGATGTTTACTCCTGAAGAAGTGCCCTTGTTTGGGTCGAATTCTGGCCTTGACTGGGCCAACTTTCATGCACAGGCATTCTCTGATGAATCCCTTTCTTTTGATGAG GAGTGTTCAAGAACCTCTTCGGTAGATGGTGGATTCCACGAGTCACCAGTTACAAACACTGCTAGCTCCATATCCAAGATTACTCTACCGCAATCTGCTCCCTGTGTCTTGGGTGTTGGTCAGTTGCTTGAATCG GCGCTACATGTAGCTGGCCAGGTTGCAGGTGCATCTGTTTCTACCTCTCCCCTCCCGTACGGCACAATGACTAGTCAATGCGAGGCCCTTGGATCAGGCAGTAGGCAGAAGTTATCAAGCTGGCTTGTGAATGGCCACAGCTCGACCCCAGACAATCCTGTGCCAAGCCTTCCTGCTTCCCAGCATTTCATTACTCCCAAG GTAAAATTGTCTGATTTTGAGATCAACCGCACGTCATCAGAGCCATGCTCGATGGTGAAGCTTCCACCCGCCAGCCCCTTCGACAACTTCCTAAAGGCGGCTTATCGCACCCAGCAGGAGATGTGA